In Henningerozyma blattae CBS 6284 chromosome 6, complete genome, the following are encoded in one genomic region:
- the REX4 gene encoding putative 3'-5' exonuclease (similar to Saccharomyces cerevisiae REX4 (YOL080C); ancestral locus Anc_3.125) encodes MALSSNWSKLIQAKKVTVTAKNAVRKSSRINSKRPIHKSKTSKLMNMVYDMNKEIIKAEQDKKNGKGFEFKSETNSSKILTDKLEQSDTSSVLTKRKYNIGKYVAMDCEFVGIGLEGKESALARVSIVNYYGHIILDTFVKPQEKVTDWRTMVSGVRPSDMNTASTFQEAQQKTSAVLEGRILVGHAIKHDLEALLISHPVSMIRDTSKHVPFRTTYSKGKAPSLKKLSKEILKVDIQEREHSSVEDARATMLIYKTHKKEFEQLHLKRIGGK; translated from the coding sequence TCTCGCATAAACTCTAAGCGTCCTATCCACAAATCTAAGACTAGTAAATTGATGAATATGGTGTATGATATGAACAaggaaattattaaagctgaacaagataaaaaaaatggaaaaggctttgaatttaaatcgGAAACTAATTCTAGTAAAATCCTTACAGATAAATTAGAACAGTCAGATACCAGCTCAGTTCTAactaaaagaaaatataatattggTAAATATGTTGCAATGGATTGTGAGTTTGTAGGTATTGGTCTAGAAGGCAAAGAATCTGCTCTTGCGAGAGTTTCTATTGTAAACTATTATGGCCACATTATTCTAGATACATTTGTTAAGCCACAAGAAAAAGTTACTGATTGGAGAACTATGGTTAGTGGCGTTCGTCCAAGTGATATGAACACAGCTTCTACTTTTCAGGAAGCACAACAAAAAACCTCGGCCGTCTTGGAAGGAAGAATACTGGTAGGTCATGCTATTAAACATGATCTGGAAGCTCTACTAATTTCTCATCCAGTATCTATGATTAGAGATACCTCTAAGCATGTACCATTTAGAACCACTTATTCGAAGGGTAAAGCACcaagtttaaaaaaattgtcaAAGGAAATTTTGAAGGTTGATATTCAAGAGCGTGAGCATTCCTCTGTGGAAGATGCAAGAGCTACAATGTTGATCTATAAAACTcacaaaaaagaatttgaacaattgcatttaaaaagaattggAGGTAAATAA
- the IRA2 gene encoding Ras GTPase activating protein IRA2 (similar to Saccharomyces cerevisiae IRA1 (YBR140C) and IRA2 (YOL081W); ancestral locus Anc_3.124) has protein sequence MSECTVGTNNGIFMVETLSKHIFFDRLLPILPIESSPRTYEEVESMPFFLSLRTLIMNVAISHGLDPIIKQILDLTNLILQDETIISAAISDEARNSILILSRLLSDTMECCWDKLEDIERKNSPKDSGNYSTRQENLFTSFSVGYSIYRPGFHANRPSPLNPDLAYKLISICSKIKFNTNTLKTLQNMSKDIFGNNTSLSLSILPQYQTFLKRKGFPTYTEKVDITVYYIQRYVAAANPLEFSRFKNINVLNPLSSTNHTDLGNVIQHFDLFGCTYITRNSLAKYLNLIRMYSSNLKRTIFGCLLLYYASQTLMFWIMARPKEYTELFHDLKKFTETSGQLPNLPPATSFSPTNCSPNEFTNMTNLQTSNIQTTSNNNNNSTNSNNNNNYNTNTTSSTTHSNSSSNSSSSTTNTLSNPTFTNNNNNAQSSTNSNIFSTSMNLSKSEIRTLSNTHSSPSGSSSIHPSNVSRNSSISSSNSNGNSMISATANNSIGLHVNRINSQLSDKDGPELLKLIAQLVSTLFDDIYSTFNVSTLLTTYYQTQTGNSNATNTLSSQTNTSNQNTSTNNSLSTLNLSTNNIQNNNNNTPNQRNLFSTASNTSLNTVSQQIGSSYIPSQPSPSSSTTVGGLSQAPSTISNDTPTKLQHSSSSSSSSSNISTFQFQSANSSGSNTRNLSSKRSSNPLSPIMNSHTFNASAGFTADLPNILSPHRSNNNNDNAQSFSSSAASSTLQDMPFPTMSTNTFDPKKQSSSASSHNSHHHSYHGIQSSYSKKKDNNETTVKNVLDLYISCDDSESSTHISVLRFLSILLMLDTDIFSDINQTSFKYIPNVDKTNKFVFTDTKDKDKDKEKSTGGIKHFTHGLKRLTSLTPHKKKAEKFLTLLLKYYNGSVQIPQTSLLETMRTLMTIFTLASSVALVDKNINCVIFAQRLLLTLGPNLKVGEKWEGSTIPCITSCLQTNPAVLHRLKIEYFVAALRLRQKDFLYNLQLKETVRNLDFKKLSFYTESFRVFFHPPTTMLCRANVASETSEFFKTLLCTISDLLGKDFPYIDDLNIAEIISAIIDNTITDKFTYNIIIKASSPSSLPSITSVPSSPNNSDIIALSPGTPSMTETAYHGTSKLSQSTSVSSDNSVDIMSPLPQSDLPLGHLISPRARRVSNGNPTSKRINLASSPVDSDKYRTDSVSVSSVLLSATSPISPIQKGIKSPLRQGKQSRTDDNLSKIISQSISDVTEGSTHKISNKYAIDEARAIMGNTFMIFRGMTNYFLLPAENDIDLRIVSEDFKNIIKPFFVAIIDADTDLQLTAQSFMSVLLNHISAFKPENDKQILVGYYLLCTYSVTLFCTALMNLDLHYEKQEIIIDILVKFLQMKSEIAKASEETGFLDGIKEVALKTFKSFYGTLGRGLFVSLYTNRATIQKKLHSAFVEYCKEIEFYEKIIGIPDTDWIGNRRFIESMSQDNYVASGSVAFQRHLRGNILKYIERPNVMLLDAMDLIFKKWLSLTKAKSLSADDAANFRSLAGILASTSGILLNITDDAHPTWNLEEVRNRIIGQVDYFIGKQCQWLNNSDLLTRENSRDILSTELHPLAYRILFDNLRSKIEKLRSVDLSQSNQELHFVLLEQIIIIIRTILKRDNDEKVIFLFSLDIIEFIDQLIEIVEKISRHSSKYYKAIIHLSKVFRAMKHAEDNLALKGHFHLKNKWLKLVIKWFERTISKELDLENLSKPHREMNLKKRDSDFLYVDTSIESCKALSYLTENVPLEIPPSVSEAEMKRSKNVIFGNFFSILLKGLRKTTDLEQFPPSLKHKIHVLYENIISTLTNLSNANVTTGLRYTLPMGNSNNRDIRLAFLKLFTEIVNNYSKHKDILEQEKSDYTKDLLRIVVGSPNFVLKATQICPANDIDEYTASLVNLFEICGHSNILINVLIEDEIDRATRHMEILRRNSCATRALSLYSRSKGRDYLLSTLRPVFECLSEEKDYFEIDKLQADNPQYDAKIQLFKKYMTKLIDSISDSVSDFPDEFFAICQTIYRAVRQKFPEYAYVAVGSFLFLRFFCPSLVSPESEDVFTFSHYRHKRTSISLAKVIQNIANGADNLVKWPALIAEADFLKECNTRIFDFLAEICDPRHEVSLAPEFDSENVSFTKYDFAFFHKFLYIHELDIRTALFDDNRSYVDITKLKKVMLTVDKLLQLLGQPTMEYKNEIPVFVKEKMDKYPQLYEFMSKHAFKNTITLDSKQPFVHESMSSDGSPIITLTFRRFGDEDLDSETVVYRIFQIYARLWTTKHYLVLDCTEFAQSEMDISKTINLFVYLLPEEALLNCQGYYFYNITEHLMDTWVKLLEQDNPFMYYKVPHHFVNNITDHDLVNSLGLSGQTIEISKDIRVSLHDITLYNEQKKKFVRVSLRIGSKYFQILHETPKQYKFQESNELISLRYNDIYKISQISSVNVSLNTGVKSEFTVQCDNDTKLIFSSPKYLEIVKMFYYALAKTEEEYEIDESTVLTALNITDEQEVIENKETLAQIILIIFGGFFIHDDVIKIVSYNLLASIQNAFNLKLGVVLRNTPEVHVPDDPILFSRQISGTLAKTAPELTPYITKHILMNIENNIIPNKHIPHSIMGFSFWIPNLYKYIYLADEEEGPETFSHIVRVLIKLSLNEPHYTSIYMQHIWFKLALDGRLTGAIVEEIVNHALERDSENKDWEPVLRLLTSLPTVDITCHIIRRLMRVIKSFLPSLKLEASTQSWSELSILAKISIPLFFESPLMTQMYLPEVLFIISLLVDVGPHDTRISFHSLLMNVCHSLTINEALSAAHRYNLDQICGVFSRQKLKFIFGFSQDKGRILQNFSASSFASKFNTLEDFTANIMLVMENAYYAESAQWKTRYKKYLMDTIFNSDSFLSARAMMILGIMGKSDMSEVLCKNLLAETMKVIAQPQVSDEQLFLLIAHIFSYSKIVEGLDPSLLLMKRLFWFAESLTGSPHPVLFEGGLLFMTKCIRRLYMYHFEDTEKLELLTPKLINARSFALPLLEELDSFNEIRWTEGNFAHIILSLICRGLSIPFVKANAIDCLEQFFRNSYYERRVQIHTSHYMVYLFMLFVILGNNEFNGLLDSVEYEDEMIQLDGENKIPKTMADWLSSDDQCSRLALYQIAVFFNSFVSDEQSKIRFLLVVRYLLQTNPVCVFRFYTIMRNELRRISSLEYNVNCVTISFEIIGLLVKYVEYTELVKYNQDSIRMLRNRGLISITKIKIFDQNFDNLMVGMQENTDLVYQRKRLTTMIIGRMAYDE, from the coding sequence atgtCTGAATGTACAGTTGGCACGAACAATGGCATCTTCATGGTGGAGACGTTATCTAAACACATATTCTTCGATAGACTTTTACCCATCCTACCGATAGAGTCGTCGCCACGCACATATGAGGAAGTAGAGTCGATGCCATTCTTCTTATCGTTAAGAACGTTAATCATGAATGTCGCTATATCTCATGGTCTAGACCCCATCATAAAACAGATCCTGGACTTGACAAACCTGATATTACAGGATGAAACTATCATTTCTGCAGCAATCTCTGACGAGGCAAGAAATTCGATCTTGATCCTGTCACGATTGTTAAGTGATACCATGGAATGCTGTTGggataaattagaagatatAGAGAGGAAAAACTCTCCCAAGGATTCTGGGAATTATTCTACAAGacaagaaaatttattcaCTTCATTTTCAGTGGGGTATTCCATTTATAGGCCAGGCTTTCATGCAAATAGACCAAGCCCTTTAAACCCGGATTTGGCTTATAAGCTGATCTCTATCTGTTCCAAgatcaaattcaatacaAACACATTAAAGACTTTACAAAACATGTCCAAAGATATCTTTGGTAATAACACTTCCTTATCTCTAAGTATCCTACCACAATATCAAacatttttgaaaagaaaaggtTTTCCAACTTATACGGAAAAGGTAGATATAACGGTCTATTACATTCAAAGATACGTGGCGGCTGCAAACCCATTGGAATTCtcaagatttaaaaatatcaatgtGTTAAATCCATTATCTTCTACAAACCATACCGATTTAGGTAATGTCATTCAACATTTCGATTTATTCGGCTGTACTTATATTACCAGAAATAGTTTGGCgaagtatttaaatttgattaGAATGTACTCGTCAAATTTGAAGAGAACAATATTTGGATGCCTATTATTATACTATGCCTCACAAACCTTGATGTTTTGGATTATGGCAAGACCCAAAGAATATACAGAACTTTTCcatgatttaaaaaaattcacTGAAACTTCAGGGCAATTGCCGAATTTACCTCCTGCAACTTCATTCTCTCCAACAAACTGTTCCCCTAATGAATTTACAAATATGACGAACCTTCaaacttcaaatattcaaaccacaagtaataataataataatagcactaacagtaataataacaataactataatactaatacaaCCAGCTCAACCACACATTCAAATAGTAGTTccaattcatcatcatcaacaaCTAATACTTTAAGTAATCCTACctttacaaataataataataatgctcAGAGTAGTACAAACTCAAACATTTTTAGTACTTCAATGAACCTTTCTAAATCAGAAATACGAACTCTTTCAAATACCCATTCAAGTCCGTCAGGAAGTTCCTCGATACACCCTTCGAATGTTTCAAGAAATTCTTCTATAAGctcatcaaattcaaatggaAACTCTATGATATCGGCCACGGCAAACAATTCCATAGGATTACATGTCAATCGAATAAATTCTCAATTATCAGATAAAGATGGTcctgaattattaaaattgattgCTCAATTAGTTTCTACGCTTTTTGATGACATTTATTCCACTTTTAACGTTTCAACTTTATTAACGACATATTATCAAACTCAAACTGGAAATTCAAATGCTACAAATACATTATCAAGTCAAACAAATACATCAAATCAAAACACAAGTACAAATAACTCGCTTTCTACTCTTAATCTTTccactaataatattcaaaataataacaataacactCCAAATCAAAGAAACTTATTTTCTACCGCCTCAAATACTTCCTTAAATACTGTTTCTCAACAAATTGGATCCAGTTATATCCCAAGTCAACCTTCACCTTCTTCAAGCACCACCGTAGGTGGATTATCTCAAGCTCCGTCAACAATATCAAATGATACTCCCACAAAATTACAACATTCATCATCGTCCTCGTCTTCCTCTTCCAATATTTCTACTTTCCAATTCCAAAGTGCAAATAGTAGTGGAAGCAATACAAGGAATCTGTCTTCTAAGAGATCTTCAAACCCTTTATCACCTATAATGAACTCACATACATTCAATGCCTCTGCTGGGTTTACTGCTGATCTGCCAAATATCCTCTCTCCTCATAGATCCAATAACAACAATGACAATGCACAGTCATTTTCGAGTTCTGCTGCAAGTAGTACTTTACAAGATATGCCATTTCCCACCATGTCAACCAACACTTTTGATCCAAAAAAGCAATCATCATCCGCATCTTCCCATAATTCACATCATCATTCCTATCATGGTATTCAATCATCTTACTCtaagaaaaaagataataatgaaactaCAGTCAAAAATGTTTTggatttatatatatcttgtGATGATTCTGAATCTTCTACTCATATCTCAGTCCTAAGATTTCTTTCCATATTATTGATGCTGGATACTGATATATTTTCCGACATAAATCAAACTTCCTTTAAATATATCCCAAATGTTGataaaacaaacaaatttgtttttacagatacaaaagataaagacaaagacaaagaaaaatcaaCAGGCGGTATTAAACATTTCACTCATGGATTGAAAAGATTAACTTCATTAACACCACATAAAAAGAAGGCCGAAAAATTTCTTACTCtgttattaaaatattacaacGGTTCAGTACAAATCCCACAAACTTCTTTATTGGAAACAATGAGAACTTTGATGACTATTTTTACATTAGCATCCTCTGTCGCATTagttgataaaaatattaactgTGTAATTTTTGCTCAGAGATTACTGTTGACTTTAGGCCCTAATTTAAAAGTGGGGGAAAAATGGGAAGGCTCAACAATTCCATGCATTACATCATGCTTACAGACTAACCCTGCTGTTCTTCACCGTctaaaaattgaatattttgttgCTGCCTTAAGATTAAGACAAAAGGATTTCTTATAcaatttacaattaaagGAAACAGTAAGAAATTTAGATTTCAAGAAATTGAGTTTTTATACTGAAAGTTTTAGAGTGTTTTTCCATCCACCAACTACTATGTTATGCAGAGCTAATGTGGCATCTGAAACatctgaattttttaaaactttattatGCACCATCTCAGATCTGCTAGGTAAGGATTTCCCATATATCgatgatttaaatatcgCGGAAATTATCTCAGCAATCATTGATAATACAATAACCGATAAATTTACTTAtaacattattataaaagCATCTTCCCCGTCTTCATTACCATCTATAACTTCTGTTCCATCTTCACCCAATAATTCCGATATAATAGCTCTATCCCCCGGTACTCCATCTATGACAGAAACAGCTTACCATGGTACTTCTAAATTATCTCAATCAACATCAGTCAGTTCTGATAATAGTGTAGATATAATGTCTCCACTCCCTCAATCAGATTTACCATTAGGCCATTTAATTTCTCCCAGAGCTCGTAGAGTTTCTAATGGTAATCCAACTTCTAAGAGGATAAATCTTGCATCCTCACCTGTAGATTCAGATAAATATAGAACTGACTCAGTTTCAGTTTCTTctgtattattatcagcGACTTCTCCAATTTCTCCAATTCAGAAGGGCATCAAATCACCATTAAGACAAGGGAAACAATCAAGAACAGATGATaatctttcaaaaattataagtCAAAGCATCAGTGATGTCACTGAAGGATCTACCCATAAAATTAGCAATAAGTATGCTATAGATGAAGCAAGGGCTATCATGGGAAACACTTTTATGATTTTCAGAGGAATGACgaattatttcttattaCCAGCAGAAAATGACATTGATTTAAGAATAGTTTCAGAAGACTTCAAAAACATCATTAAACCATTCTTTGTTGCAATTATTGATGCAGATACTGATTTACAATTAACTGCACAATCGTTCATGtcagtattattaaatcataTTTCAGCTTTTAAAccagaaaatgataaacaaATTCTGGTTggatattatttgttatgCACGTATTCTGTTACATTATTCTGTACTGCTTTAATGAATCTAGATTTACATTATGAAAAGCAGgagattattattgatattttggttaaatttttacaaaTGAAGTCTGAAATTGCTAAAGCTTCTGAGGAGACAGGCTTTTTAGATGGAATAAAAGAGGTTGCATTAAAAACATTCAAATCATTCTATGGAACTTTAGGGAGAGGGCTATTTGTTTCATTGTATACAAATAGAGCCACTatccaaaaaaaactaCACAGCGCATTTGTGGAATACTGTaaagaaatagaattttaTGAAAAGATTATTGGTATACCAGATACTGATTGGATTGGTAATCGTAGATTTATCGAATCAATGTCTCAAGATAATTATGTTGCATCTGGATCAGTAGCTTTCCAACGCCATCTAAGAGGCAACATTTTAAAGTATATTGAACGCCCAAATGTTATGTTATTGGATGCCATGGATCttatttttaagaaatgGTTGAGCTTAACTAAGGCAAAGAGTTTATCAGCTGATGATGCTGCAAACTTCAGAAGTTTAGCAGGCATTCTTGCTTCAACATCGggtatattattaaatattactgATGACGCTCATCCAACTTGGAACTTAGAAGAAGTTagaaatagaattattgGACAGGTAGATTATTTTATCGGAAAACAATGTCAATggttaaataattcagatCTATTAACTAGAGAAAATTCAAGGGATATTCTAAGTACTGAATTACATCCTCTAGCATatagaattttatttgataatctaagatcaaaaattgaaaagttGAGAAGTGTTGATTTATCACAATCAAATCAAGAATTAcattttgtattattagaacaaatcattatcatcattaggACTATATTAAAAAGAGATAATGACGAGAAAGTTATCTTCTTGTTCTCCTTAgatataattgaatttattgatcaattaattgaaatagTTGAAAAGATATCCCGTCATTCCTCTAAATACTATAAAGCAATAATTCATCTATCCAAGGTATTTAGAGCTATGAAACACGCTGAAGATAATTTAGCATTAAAAGGCCATTTCcatttaaaaaacaaatggTTAAAGTTGGTAATAAAATGGTTTGAACGTACTATTTCCAAAGAACTCGATCtagaaaatttatcaaaaccACACAGAgaaatgaatttgaaaaaacgTGATTCTGATTTCTTATATGTAGACACTTCAATCGAATCATGCAAAGCCTTATCATATTTAACTGAAAATGTGCCATTGGAAATTCCTCCATCTGTATCTGAAGCTGAAATGAAAAGATCAAAGAATGTCATATTTGGTAACTTTTTCAGTATTTTACTTAAAGGATTAAGAAAGACAACAGACCTTGAACAATTCCCTCCTTCCTTAAAACATAAGATTCATGTattatatgaaaatattattagcaCATTAACCAATCTTTCAAATGCTAATGTTACAACAGGTTTAAGGTACACTCTACCAATGGGTAATTCTAATAACAGGGATATAAGATTGGCGTTCTTAAAGTTGTTTACAGAAATTGTCAATAACTATTCAAAACATAAGGATATACTTGAGCAAGAGAAATCCGATTATACTAAGGACTTATTGAGAATTGTCGTTGGATCTCCAAATTTCGTATTAAAGGCTACTCAAATTTGCCCTGCAAACGATATTGACGAATATACCGCAAGCTTGGTCAACTTGTTTGAAATCTGTGGCCATTCAaacattttaattaatgtactaattgaagatgaaattgataGGGCAACAAGACATATGGAAATTCTAAGAAGGAATAGTTGTGCTACAAGAGCCCTTTCTTTGTATTCCAGATCCAAAGGTAGAGACTATCTTTTATCAACACTAAGACCAGTGTTCGAATGCCTTTCTGAAGAGAAAGATTATTTCGAAATTGATAAGTTACAAGCTGATAATCCACAATACGATGCTAAGATTCAGTTATTCAAGAAATATATGACAAAACTGATTGACTCAATTTCTGATTCAGTCTCAGACTTCCCGGATGAGTTTTTCGCTATTTGCCAAACAATTTATAGAGCTGTTAGACAAAAATTCCCAGAATATGCTTATGTCGCTGTTGgctcatttttatttctacGTTTTTTCTGTCCATCTTTGGTAAGCCCAGAATCTGAAGATGTATTTACTTTTTCACATTATCGTCACAAAAGAACCTCCATTTCTCTAGCTAAagttattcaaaatatagcCAATGGTGCTGATAATCTAGTAAAATGGCCAGCATTAATTGCAGAGGcagattttttaaaagaatgcAATACTagaatttttgattttttggCAGAAATATGTGATCCTCGTCACGAAGTTTCTCTAGCACCTGAATTTGACAGCGAAAACGTTTCTTTCACTAAGTATGACTTCGCATTTTTCCACAAATTTTTGTATATCCATGAGCTAGATATCAGAACAGCCTTGTTTGACGATAATCGATCCTATGTAGATATtacaaaattgaaaaaggtGATGCTAACAGTTGACAAATTGTTACAATTACTAGGACAACCAACTAtggaatataaaaatgaaattccTGTATTTGTTAAGGAAAAAATGGATAAATACCCACAATTATACGAATTTATGAGTAAACATGCGTTTAAGAATACTATTACTTTGGATAGCAAACAACCATTCGTTCATGAATCTATGTCGTCTGATGGATCCCCAATTATCACTTTAACATTTAGAAGATTTGGAGATGAAGATTTAGATTCTGAGACAGTGGTTTAcagaatatttcaaatatatgcTAGGCTGTGGACTACAAAACATTATCTGGTTTTAGATTGTACTGAATTTGCTCAAAGTGAAATGGATATATCTAAGACTATTAACTTATTCGTATATTTGCTACCAGAAGAGGCCCTACTAAATTGCCAAGGTTACTATTTCTATAACATTACTGAGCATTTAATGGATACTTGGGTTAAACTATTAGAACAAGATAACCCATTTATGTATTATAAAGTTCCACACCACTTcgttaataatattaccGATCATGATTTAGTAAATTCTTTGGGGTTAAGTGGACAgacaattgaaatttccaAAGATATTCGTGTTTCTCTACACGATATAACGTTATACAATGaacaaaagaagaaatttgTTCGAGTATCACTAAGAATTGGTAGTAAATATTTCCAGATTTTGCATGAAACTCCTAAACAATACAAATTTCAAGAGAGTAACGAATTAATTTCCTTAAGGTATAATgatatttacaaaataagtCAAATTTCATCTGTCAACGTATCCCTTAATACCGGAGTTAAATCAGAATTTACTGTACAATGTGATAATGATactaaattaatattttcaagtCCAAAGTATTTAGAAATTGTGAAAATGTTTTACTATGCCTTAGCCAAAACTGAGGAAGAAtatgaaattgatgaatcTACAGTTTTAACTGCATTAAATATTACTGATGAACAAGaagttattgaaaataaggAAACCTTGGcacaaataattctaattatCTTTGGAGGGTTTTTTATCCATGACGATGTCATAAAAATTGTCTCATATAATCTTTTAGCCTCAATTCAAAATGCTTTCAATCTTAAACTAGGTGTTGTACTTCGTAATACTCCAGAAGTTCATGTCCCTGATGATCCAATTTTGTTTTCAAGACAAATTTCAGGCACATTAGCAAAGACTGCCCCAGAGCTTACCCCGTATATTACCAAACATATTTTGAtgaatattgaaaataatattattcctAATAAGCATATCCCTCATTCTATTATGggattttctttttggattccaaatttatacaaatatatctaCCTGGCAGATGAAGAAGAGGGCCCTGAGACCTTTTCTCATATTGTACgtgttttaataaaattaagtTTAAATGAGCCACACTATACTTCTATCTATATGCAACATATTTGGTTCAAGCTGGCCTTAGATGGACGTTTAACAGGTGCCATTGTGGAAGAGATAGTGAATCATGCCTTAGAAAGAGATTCAGAAAACAAGGATTGGGAACCTGTGTTAAGATTGTTGACTAGCCTACCAACTGTCGATATTACTTGTCATATTATCCGAAGACTAATGAGGgtaattaaatcatttttaccCTCTTTAAAATTGGAGGCATCTACACAGAGTTGGTCCGAATTATCGATTCTGGccaaaatttcaattccattattttttgaatcaCCGCTTATGACTCAGATGTACTTACCTGAAGTTTTGTTCatcatttcattattagtagaTGTCGGACCTCATGATACAAGGATATCATTCCACTCATTATTGATGAATGTATGCCATTCTTTAACTATAAACGAAGCATTATCTGCTGCACATAGGTATAATTTGGATCAAATATGTGGTGTCTTCTCGCgtcaaaaattaaagtttatttttggaTTTAGTCAAGATAAGGGTAGgatattacaaaattttaGCGCATCTTCTTTTGCAAGTAAATTTAATACCTTGGAAGACTTCACTGCAAATATCATGTTGGTGATGGAAAATGCATATTATGCCGAATCAGCCCAATGGAAAACAAgatacaaaaaatatttaatggaTACTATCTTCAATAGTGACTCCTTTTTGTCAGCAAGAGCAATGATGATTCTAGGTATCATGGGTAAGAGTGATATGTCGGAAGTGTTGTGTAAAAATCTGTTAGCTGAAACTATGAAAGTGATTGCCCAGCCTCAAGTATCGGATGAGCAActatttttgttaattgCTCACATTTTCAGTTACAGTAAGATTGTTGAAGGGCTAGATccttcattattattaatgaaaagacTATTTTGGTTTGCTGAAAGTTTAACTGGTTCACCACACCCGGTATTATTTGAAGGtggtttattatttatgaCGAAGTGTATTAGACGACTATACATGTACCATTTTGAAGACACTGAAAAACTTGAATTATTGACaccaaaattaataaatgcTCGTAGTTTTGCATTGCCATTACTGGAAGAATTGGATAGCTTCAATGAGATAAGATGGACAGAAGGAAATTTCGCTCATATTATCCTATCATTAATATGTAGAGGTTTATCTATTCCATTTGTTAAGGCAAATGCGATTGACTGCTTAGAGCAATTCTTCAGAAACTCATACTATGAGCGTAGAGTTCAAATTCATACTAGCCACTATATGGTTTACCTCTTTATGTTGTTCGTTATTCTAggaaataatgaatttaatggTTTGCTTGATTCCGTTGaatatgaagatgaaatgaTTCAGTTAGATGGCGAGAACAAAATTCCAAAGACTATGGCAGATTGGCTGTCATCCGATGACCAATGCTCAAGACTTGCTTTGTATCAGATTGCTGTGTTTTTTAACAGTTTCGTTTCAGATGAACAGAGTAAAATCAGATTTCTATTAGTTGTaagatatttattacaaacTAATCCTGTATGCGTATTCAGATTTTACACCATTATGAGAAATGAATTAAGAAgaatttcatctttagaATACAATGTCAACTGTGTTActatttcttttgaaattatcgGATTATTAGTCAAATATGTTGAATACACGGAACTGGTTAAATATAATCAAGATAGCATACGAATGCTAAGAAATAGGGGACTTATTTCTATTACAAAAATCAAGATATTTGatcaaaattttgataacTTAATGGTAGGTATGCAAGAAAATACAGATCTTGTATACCAAAGAAAAAGACTGACTACAATGATAATTGGTCGCATGGCCTATGATGAATAG